A window from Fragaria vesca subsp. vesca linkage group LG5, FraVesHawaii_1.0, whole genome shotgun sequence encodes these proteins:
- the LOC101291434 gene encoding serine/threonine-protein kinase TIO-like translates to MLDSFESPQEFCVVTEFAQGELFEILEDDKHLPFKQLVRALHYLHSKFKPHLPP, encoded by the exons ATGCTTGATTCCTTTGAAAGCCCACAAGAGTTCTGTGTTGTCACAGAGTTTGCACAA GGTGAACTATTTGAGATTCTTGAGGATGATAAGCACCTTCCGTTCAAGCAATTG GTGAGAGCATTGCATTATCTCCATTCAAAGTTCAAACCGCATCTTCCACCGTGA
- the LOC101291726 gene encoding uncharacterized protein LOC101291726 encodes MKTMRLQPSSPDPNQPKKAKPDSIDEEHLARFFFTPEDRNLPPDEFWSKRTDGFIEAMMEKIPKSCAGLEKKLPETLPEGCTWGYDVPGSGLRSYVVKMFCLYCGAAHLEEDCPKKDTQGAKPIFNFPIFRPKTK; translated from the exons ATGAAGACCATGAGGCTCCAACCCTCGTCACCGGACCCAAACCAACCCAAGAAGGCGAAGCCGGACAGCATCGATGAAGAACATTTAGCCCGCTTTTTTTTTACTCCTGAAGATCGAAATCTCCCGCCAGACGAATTTTGGAGTAAGCGTACGGACGGCTTCATCGAAG CTATGATGGAAAAAATTCCTAAATCTTGTGCGGGGTTAGAAAAGAAGCTTCCAGAAACTTTACCAGAGGGATGTACATGGGGTTATGACGTCCCTGGGAGTGGACTTAGAAGCTATGTTGTTAAGATGTTTTGCCTCTATTGTGGTGCGGCTCACTTGGAGGAGGACTGCCCGAAGAAGGATACTCAAGGGGCCAAGCCTATATTCAATTTCCCCATCTTCCGCCCCAAGACCAAGTAA